A portion of the Alloyangia pacifica genome contains these proteins:
- a CDS encoding LacI family DNA-binding transcriptional regulator has product MRPTTKDLAKAAGVSLATVDRVLNGRPGVREKTAKAVNEAIERIGFVRNQSAANLARGRRYRFQFLLPEAGDDFLSTLVERIEESRAAFLSEALEISMRRVLANDPHVTAKALARVSPALVDGVAIMAPESPQVRDATTRLQERGVEVVQFITGQPGLRPVDFVGVDNNSAGASAGRLLGRFLGERKGKILVVSETMNSLDSVERRLGFDTVLTNDFPNLSALPSLETYGDPERTQVVIANSYANHPDIVGAYLMSSEARQPLEALCRSSDPLCQVIIAHERTRYSEDKLREGALDAVIAQDPGHLVRSAIRVLKARTDGREPLASQERIRIEIYIRENLGVL; this is encoded by the coding sequence ATGCGCCCGACCACCAAAGACCTCGCCAAAGCTGCAGGCGTCAGCCTCGCGACCGTTGATCGCGTGCTGAACGGACGACCGGGCGTGCGCGAGAAGACGGCGAAAGCCGTCAACGAAGCGATTGAACGCATTGGTTTTGTCCGCAACCAGTCCGCCGCCAATCTCGCGCGCGGGCGGCGGTATCGTTTCCAGTTCCTGTTGCCCGAGGCCGGGGATGACTTCCTCTCCACGCTGGTCGAGCGCATCGAGGAATCGCGCGCCGCCTTCCTCTCCGAAGCGCTCGAGATCTCGATGCGCCGGGTGCTGGCGAACGACCCCCATGTGACCGCCAAGGCCCTTGCCCGTGTTTCGCCCGCGCTGGTGGACGGCGTGGCAATCATGGCGCCCGAAAGTCCTCAGGTGCGGGATGCCACCACCCGTCTCCAAGAGCGTGGCGTCGAGGTGGTTCAGTTCATCACCGGCCAGCCGGGCCTGCGGCCCGTAGATTTCGTCGGGGTAGACAACAACTCGGCGGGCGCCTCTGCCGGGCGGCTTCTGGGACGGTTTCTTGGCGAGCGGAAAGGCAAGATCCTCGTGGTGTCCGAGACGATGAATTCGCTCGACAGCGTGGAGCGACGGCTCGGTTTCGACACGGTTCTGACCAACGACTTCCCGAACCTCTCGGCCCTGCCCTCGCTCGAGACCTACGGCGACCCTGAACGCACGCAGGTGGTGATCGCCAATTCCTATGCCAATCATCCGGACATCGTCGGCGCCTACCTGATGAGCTCCGAGGCGCGCCAGCCGCTCGAGGCGCTCTGCAGATCTTCCGACCCGCTGTGCCAGGTGATCATCGCGCATGAGCGTACGCGCTACAGTGAGGACAAGCTGCGCGAAGGCGCGCTCGATGCGGTGATCGCCCAGGACCCCGGACACCTCGTGCGCAGCGCCATCCGCGTGCTCAAGGCACGCACCGACGGGCGCGAGCCGCTGGCCTCGCAGGAGCGCATCCGGATCGAGATCTACATCAGGGAAAACCTCGGCGTCCTCTGA
- a CDS encoding carbohydrate ABC transporter permease, translated as MSHSVIARAAEATPPGLARRFRGLSDRAIAWIFVAPTVFLLLAVNIFPLIWTIRLSFTNFRANRPNAEVEWIGLRNYHRILTDGDIWKTMQATAHFLCWTIVLQVLIGFTLAWLINRKFRGNDLWTTIIVLPMMLSPAVVGNFWTFLYQPQIGLFNYVVAFFTGVDPTSFSMIGSVSLAPWAIIIVDTWMWTPFVMLICLAGLRSIPDSIYEAAECDRASKWRQFWTITLPMTLPFLMLAVLFRGIENFKMFDLVVQLTGGGPGNTTTLTSIDLKREAFEKWRTGYASAYAIILFVTVFGLASIYVKALNKVKER; from the coding sequence ATGTCCCATTCCGTCATCGCGCGCGCCGCCGAGGCGACGCCGCCCGGTCTCGCGCGCCGGTTCCGAGGCCTGTCCGACCGGGCCATCGCCTGGATTTTCGTGGCTCCGACGGTCTTCCTGCTGCTTGCGGTGAACATCTTCCCGCTGATCTGGACGATCCGCCTGAGCTTCACCAACTTCCGCGCCAATCGGCCCAATGCCGAGGTCGAGTGGATCGGGCTGCGCAACTACCACCGCATCCTGACCGACGGCGACATCTGGAAGACCATGCAGGCGACGGCGCATTTCCTGTGCTGGACCATCGTGCTGCAGGTGCTGATCGGCTTCACGCTTGCCTGGCTGATCAATCGCAAGTTCAGGGGCAACGACCTGTGGACCACGATCATCGTGCTGCCGATGATGCTCTCGCCCGCCGTCGTGGGGAATTTCTGGACCTTCCTGTATCAGCCGCAGATCGGCCTGTTCAATTACGTGGTGGCCTTCTTCACCGGTGTGGACCCCACCAGCTTCTCGATGATCGGCAGCGTGTCCCTGGCGCCTTGGGCAATCATCATTGTCGACACCTGGATGTGGACGCCTTTCGTCATGCTGATCTGCCTAGCAGGGCTGCGCTCGATCCCGGACTCGATCTACGAGGCGGCGGAATGCGACCGCGCCTCGAAGTGGCGGCAATTCTGGACCATCACCCTGCCGATGACGCTGCCCTTCCTTATGTTGGCGGTGCTCTTCCGGGGGATCGAGAACTTCAAGATGTTCGACTTGGTGGTCCAGCTGACCGGTGGCGGACCCGGCAACACCACGACGCTGACTTCCATCGACCTCAAGCGCGAGGCCTTCGAGAAATGGCGCACGGGCTATGCCTCGGCCTATGCGATCATCCTCTTCGTGACCGTTTTCGGCCTCGCCTCGATCTACGTGAAGGCGCTGAACAAGGTGAAGGAAAGATGA
- a CDS encoding ABC transporter substrate-binding protein, which yields MTIRYTAPAVATALFALAGAAQADELTLCWAAWDPANALVELSKDFEATSGHEMSFEFVPWPNFADRMLNELNSGGQLCDLMIGDSQWIGLGAEAGHYVKLNDFFEANGISMDDFIPATVTGYSEWPKGTPNYWALPAFGDVVGWTYRKDWFERPELQTEFREKYGRELTVPATLEELKDIAEFFQGREIDGTTVYGAAIYTERGSEGITMGVTNALYNYGFNYGTPEEPYKLEGVVNSPEAAKGLEYYKALYDCCTPPGSSDWYMSENIDAYKSGQVALQMNFSFIWPGVEADPNVGGGKSGYFPNPPGPDGHFAQLGGQGISVVSYSDSQDAALEYIKWFAQPEIQSKWWGLGGYSALKAVVEDPGFATSQPYAQTFLDSMAIVKDFWAEPSYASLLLSMQDRVHNYVVAGQGTAQEALDKLVEDWTEVFEDEGKM from the coding sequence ATGACTATCCGATACACCGCTCCGGCGGTCGCGACTGCCTTGTTTGCCCTCGCGGGGGCGGCGCAGGCGGATGAGCTCACCCTGTGCTGGGCGGCCTGGGACCCGGCCAATGCGCTGGTCGAGCTGTCCAAGGATTTCGAAGCGACGTCCGGACACGAGATGTCCTTCGAATTCGTTCCGTGGCCCAACTTCGCCGACCGGATGCTCAACGAGCTGAACTCCGGCGGCCAGCTCTGCGATCTGATGATCGGCGACAGTCAGTGGATCGGCCTCGGGGCCGAGGCGGGCCACTACGTGAAGCTGAACGATTTCTTCGAGGCCAATGGCATCAGCATGGATGATTTCATCCCTGCCACGGTCACCGGCTACTCCGAATGGCCGAAGGGCACGCCGAATTACTGGGCCCTGCCGGCCTTTGGGGACGTCGTAGGCTGGACCTACCGCAAGGATTGGTTCGAGCGGCCAGAGCTGCAAACGGAGTTCCGGGAAAAATACGGCCGCGAACTGACGGTGCCCGCCACGCTGGAAGAGCTGAAGGACATTGCCGAATTCTTCCAGGGTCGCGAGATCGACGGTACCACGGTTTATGGCGCGGCCATCTACACCGAGCGCGGCTCCGAGGGCATCACCATGGGTGTGACCAACGCGCTCTACAACTACGGCTTCAACTACGGCACGCCCGAGGAGCCCTACAAGCTCGAGGGGGTGGTGAACTCGCCCGAGGCTGCGAAGGGGCTGGAGTACTACAAGGCGCTCTACGACTGCTGCACCCCACCGGGCTCGTCGGATTGGTACATGTCCGAGAACATCGACGCCTACAAATCGGGGCAGGTGGCGCTGCAGATGAACTTCTCCTTCATCTGGCCGGGGGTCGAGGCCGACCCGAACGTCGGCGGTGGCAAGTCGGGCTACTTCCCCAACCCGCCCGGACCGGACGGGCATTTCGCGCAACTCGGTGGGCAGGGGATCTCGGTTGTCTCCTACTCCGACAGCCAGGACGCGGCGCTGGAATACATCAAGTGGTTCGCCCAGCCCGAAATACAGTCGAAATGGTGGGGTCTTGGGGGCTACTCGGCGCTGAAGGCGGTGGTCGAGGATCCCGGATTTGCCACCAGCCAGCCTTATGCGCAGACCTTCCTCGACTCGATGGCGATCGTGAAGGATTTCTGGGCCGAGCCGTCCTATGCCTCGCTGCTGCTCTCGATGCAGGACCGGGTGCACAATTACGTGGTGGCCGGGCAGGGCACCGCGCAGGAGGCGCTCGACAAGCTGGTCGAGGATTGGACCGAAGTCTTCGAAGACGAAGGCAAGATGTGA
- a CDS encoding glutathione S-transferase family protein gives MIDLYTWSTPNGRKVSILLEELGLEYRVHPVDLQSGAQKSPEFLAINPNGRIPAIVDQGTGLALMESGAILWYLAEKHGAFLPGALDARMQVMGWLMWQMGGFGPMLGQAHHFLHFNPGKSAYAEERFGGEAQRLYRVLDSQLEGRAHIVDEYSIADIACWPWVARYAWHGVNLADFPNVRAWYRRLRARPAVQRGYQVPVDVGEIPAG, from the coding sequence ATGATTGATCTTTACACGTGGTCCACGCCCAACGGGCGCAAGGTGTCGATCCTTCTCGAGGAGCTCGGTCTCGAGTACCGGGTGCATCCGGTCGACCTGCAATCGGGCGCGCAGAAGTCGCCCGAGTTCCTGGCGATCAATCCCAACGGCAGGATTCCTGCCATCGTCGACCAGGGGACCGGGCTCGCGCTGATGGAGTCGGGTGCGATCCTGTGGTATCTCGCCGAAAAGCACGGGGCTTTCCTTCCCGGGGCCTTGGATGCGCGCATGCAGGTGATGGGCTGGCTGATGTGGCAGATGGGCGGCTTCGGCCCGATGCTCGGACAGGCGCATCATTTCCTGCACTTCAATCCCGGCAAGTCAGCCTACGCCGAGGAGCGCTTCGGCGGCGAGGCACAGCGCCTCTACCGCGTGCTCGACAGTCAACTCGAAGGGCGCGCGCATATCGTCGACGAATATTCCATCGCCGACATCGCCTGCTGGCCCTGGGTGGCGCGCTACGCGTGGCATGGCGTAAACTTGGCCGATTTCCCCAACGTGCGGGCGTGGTATCGGCGCCTGCGCGCGCGCCCGGCCGTGCAGCGCGGCTACCAGGTCCCGGTGGACGTGGGCGAGATTCCGGCGGGGTGA
- a CDS encoding carbohydrate ABC transporter permease gives MSGYSITEPSPRQKWVAGALVALYAIVTILPLVWIIATGFKSSADAIAYPPKVVFTPSLEGYVNLFTTQTRQTAEYFAANPPETWYERIVQSKGLTIAGPSRFGERFMNSVIIGFGSTFLSVSLGTLAAYAFSRFKVPLKDDLMFFILSTRMMPPIAVAIPIFLMFRSLGLSDTHAGMILLYTAVNLSLSVWLLKGFIDEIPQEYEEAALIDGYTRFQAFYKVVLPQAATGIASTAIFCLIFAWNEYAFAVLLTSGTAQTAPPFIPTIIGNAGQDWPAVAAGATLFLLPVMVFTILLRKHLLRGITFGAVRK, from the coding sequence ATGAGCGGCTATTCGATCACCGAACCCTCGCCGCGGCAGAAGTGGGTCGCGGGCGCACTGGTGGCGCTCTATGCCATCGTCACCATCCTGCCGCTGGTCTGGATCATCGCGACAGGCTTCAAGTCCTCGGCCGATGCCATCGCCTACCCGCCGAAGGTGGTCTTCACCCCTTCGCTCGAGGGCTACGTGAACCTCTTCACCACGCAGACCCGCCAGACCGCCGAGTACTTCGCGGCCAACCCGCCCGAGACCTGGTACGAGCGCATCGTGCAGTCCAAGGGGCTGACCATCGCCGGCCCGTCGCGCTTTGGCGAGCGGTTCATGAACTCGGTGATCATCGGTTTTGGCTCGACCTTTCTCAGCGTCTCCCTGGGCACGCTGGCTGCCTATGCCTTCTCGCGCTTCAAGGTGCCGCTGAAGGATGACCTCATGTTCTTCATCCTCTCGACACGGATGATGCCGCCCATCGCCGTGGCAATCCCGATCTTCCTGATGTTCCGCTCGCTCGGCCTGTCGGACACCCATGCCGGGATGATCCTGCTCTACACGGCGGTGAACCTCTCGCTCTCGGTCTGGTTGCTCAAGGGCTTCATCGACGAGATCCCGCAGGAATACGAGGAAGCGGCCCTGATCGACGGCTACACGCGCTTCCAGGCCTTCTACAAGGTGGTCCTGCCGCAGGCCGCAACGGGCATCGCCTCGACCGCGATCTTCTGCCTGATCTTCGCCTGGAACGAATACGCCTTCGCGGTGCTGCTCACCTCGGGGACCGCCCAGACCGCGCCGCCCTTCATCCCCACGATCATCGGCAACGCCGGGCAAGACTGGCCCGCTGTGGCGGCGGGGGCCACGCTGTTCCTGCTGCCGGTCATGGTCTTCACCATCCTGCTGCGCAAGCACCTGTTGCGCGGGATCACCTTCGGAGCGGTGCGCAAATGA